The genomic interval ATGCAGATCAGGTAGGAAATATTTATGGAAATACTTATGCAGATAATGGTGATCAACGGATCAAAGTTGAAGGAGAAACAATTTCCGAAAGTTGTACCTGGGTAGATGATGGGATACCATATTATTTACCTTATTATTCTAATATTTACGTACAAGGAACTGATGGAGTAGATAATGTAACAACGCTTACTATTGCACCAGGAGTAGAAATTCAATCTCATACTTCATTCTTATGGATTGGTCATGATACGAATTCTAATTACCCAGGAAAATTAATAGCAAATGGAACAGAAGAGAATAAGATTACTTTCACTTCAAGTAGTTCAACTCCCTCTGCTGGTGACTGGATAGGAATATATTTTGCCGATTATGCAGATGACAGTTCCGAAATTTCAAATTGTATCATTGAATATGCCGGGTGGAATTTTCCACCTGATAATATTTATCCTTGTATTTCTCTTATAAGTTGTTCACCCACAATTTCTGATTGCATAATATCTCAAAGCGGATATTCGGGCATATATGCTTCTGAAAGTAGTTCATTAATATATAACTGCGAAATTGATAATTGTGTTCAAACTGGAATTGATGCTGAAAATTCAACATTGAATATTCTTTATTGTCTTATTCACGATAACGATACAGGAATTTTAAATCATGTTTCCGACGGTGATCTATTGATCAAAAATTGTACTTTGTACGGGAATAATTATGGTTTTAGCGGAAGTATTGGAACTTCAGCTACAATTCTCAATTCAATAATCTGGAACAATACAACTACTCAAATTTCTATTGATACAGGTTATAGTCTGAATATTGGTTATTGTGATATTCAGAATGCCTGGAGTGGTACTGGAAATATTAATTCTGATCCTGAATTTGTAGAACCATTACTGGATAATTACGAATTATTATACAATTCACCCTGCATCGATACCGGTGCTCCTTCTTCTCCTTTAGATCCAGATGGAACAAGAGCAGATATGGGAGCTTTTTATTTCGATCAAGCTGGTGGTGGTCCTGTTATTACTACCATTTCTGATATTCCAGATGATCAAGGTCATCAGGTTCAGATAGTCTGGGACAAAAGCCCCTACGATTATCCTCACTCAGCCATTCCTATTGAGCAATATTCAATATGGCGGTATGATAATGTGTATCGGGATGATCAAAAGTTGAACAGCTATGATAATTTACAGGAACTTTTTGCTAATAGAAACCAGGACAATAATGGAACCTATTACTGGGATAGAGGTAACAGGATTCTCACCTTTATTGATTGTATTCCTGCGGTTTGCTTTGATGAATATTCAATAATAGTACCAACTCTGTATGATTCGAGTTACATTTCTATAAATTATTCAAAATTTATAATTTTGGCTCAAACTGATCTTTCCTATATGTATTTTGAATCTAATCCGGATTCAGGTTA from Candidatus Cloacimonadota bacterium carries:
- a CDS encoding right-handed parallel beta-helix repeat-containing protein — encoded protein: MFRKLLFLLLFLSLCSASAFAYTTISGDMSGQTLIAGTYFVSDEIYVNAGATLTIEPGAILKFAADKSLTVNGTLHAVGLSTLYIRFTSQNDDFVGESIAGSNHYPDDGDWDKIKFDGTAPNEGLCEMERCKVNWSDVALYFTHCDTGYIKNSVITYSYHEGIYLSNSSPEIANNIISNNHYNCIRMGSNCEPLIVSNQISNSTEYGIGIESSSSEPQIINNTIHDCDLNPVWCYADQVGNIYGNTYADNGDQRIKVEGETISESCTWVDDGIPYYLPYYSNIYVQGTDGVDNVTTLTIAPGVEIQSHTSFLWIGHDTNSNYPGKLIANGTEENKITFTSSSSTPSAGDWIGIYFADYADDSSEISNCIIEYAGWNFPPDNIYPCISLISCSPTISDCIISQSGYSGIYASESSSLIYNCEIDNCVQTGIDAENSTLNILYCLIHDNDTGILNHVSDGDLLIKNCTLYGNNYGFSGSIGTSATILNSIIWNNTTTQISIDTGYSLNIGYCDIQNAWSGTGNINSDPEFVEPLLDNYELLYNSPCIDTGAPSSPLDPDGTRADMGAFYFDQAGGGPVITTISDIPDDQGHQVQIVWDKSPYDYPHSAIPIEQYSIWRYDNVYRDDQKLNSYDNLQELFANRNQDNNGTYYWDRGNRILTFIDCIPAVCFDEYSIIVPTLYDSSYISINYSKFIILAQTDLSYMYFESNPDSGYSIDNIPPCRTTANIAKNGNKMNLSWEEVEYGMFQGNLYPELNGVWYKIYAGNEPNFVCDQTHFVDILTDLSYEFLINSYDTKKFFKIVVSDTP